The genomic window GTTAGTCCCTCTTGCCATACTTGAGACCTTTCAAGAAGGCTTTTCTTGTCTTGTAAAGGCGGTGGGTAGGTCCACCCTTGAGATATTGGAGGAGGCGGAGAGTTTTCAGTATGTGGCAGGACCTCTTGGCAAACCATTCCCAGTAGAAAAATACGGAAAGGTGTCCTTTTACGCCTACTCTTGGGGTATTGCACCTATTTTAAACGTGGCGAAGGCTCTAAAATCTGCAGGCAACAGACTTTTCCTTCAGGTAGTATCTGAAGAGTTTTATCTAAGGGATAGGTGTGAAGCACTTTTTGACGAAGTAAGGCACTCCGAGGATATACTAAACTTTGAGGCAGACCTTGTAGTATCCGCAGGGAGCAATAGGCTTTCATACCAACTTACCCAGCTCTTTCCTCAAACACCCATCATAAGCATGGTTAACACCCATATGCTTGATGCGGTAGGTCTTTGTCTTGTATGTAGAGTTTTGGTGGATGGTAAATACGCCCTTGCCTGCAGCGATGGTCCTTGGTTTGATGCCCACAAGGTTGACTGGGAAAATCTTATGGCAAGGGAAGAGAGCTACAAGGAGCAGGAAAGGATAGCCTTTGAAGAATACCTAAAGACACTCAAGAGGAAAAGGGCAATTAATGTAAACTTATAAAGGTAAAAGAACCACATACTTATTAACCTCACATTGTGTGGGGTGAAGGAGGGTAGATATGTTATACATAGTAAAAGCACACACTGCAATGCTTTGCTTGTTTATTCTATTAACAGCTCCAGTTTTTGCCCAAGAAGGACCAATCCCTCAAGGAGAAGGTAAAGGAGGTGTTAAGATTGGACCAGGCATTATAATACCTTTTATACTAATACCCACTATCCTCAAGAAACTGAAGGAGGGAAAGGAACAACCTCTTACGTATGAAGTACTTGATAAAAAGCCTATTAACATATCCCAAAGTGGGAACAACTATATTATAGACTGGGTAGTTTACTATGCCAACAACACGAATTCCGTTCAGAATGGCATAACTATATCTGATGGTCCTATAAACAGCATAATCCCAGGCTCTTTGCAACAACCGGCAGGATGGACCGGCTCATTAAATCCAACAAACATTATAGCGACATGGACAGGAAATGCACCACCAATAAATGGGTATATGACTGCAACTGTAAGCACACAAATGGCTTCTACCTTTAATGTGACAGGTGGTGGAGATGGCTATAGGGCTTTCCCTTATAGACATATGTCTTCTGGTGGTAAGCTAAGGATCTACTTTATAAATCATCACGAGCCTATGTTTTCGAACATAAACACAGGTCAAATTTTTAAGTGTGTTGATACCCTAACAGGAAATTACTGCACTGGCTTTCCTAAAATTCTTCCAAAGGGTGATAACTCTGGGAAATTTTCCTCGTCTGGTATGTACAATGAAGAGTACTATATTGATAGTTCTGGAAAATTTTACTACGCTGTTACAGCTAATGATAAGGAATTTGGACTTGGGTGTTATAATCTTGAAACAGATACAGAATGCGGTTTTTACAGGCTTGGTGTAAATCCAACGAAGACATGGTCTTATGTAAAGGGTCCATGGAAGGTAGGAAATGAATTATACATGGTAGGTGGGGACTACAAGCTGTATTGTTTAGATGCAATAAACCCGGCTAACTTCTGCTCTGGATTGAGCAGTTATCAAACGGGGTTTAGTTTTCCAGCCAGTTCTTTCCTAGACCCTAATGCGGTGGGTACAACAATCTCACCAAACATGAGTTTTGGTCCCGGCATTTTTGGAGAAGTTATCGGCAAAAAGCTTTACTTTATAACGGATAGCCATGCTAATGCCATACCTAAGACCATAAGAGCCTTTTGTTTTGATACATTGTCAAAAACTTCCTGTGCTGGTTGGACGGTTTCATCACAAGTTCACAATTCTCCAATGACTTATCCAAGAATCTGGGCATCCTTTATTTACTATGACAATGCAATGAATCCTATACATCTGTGCACCAGACTAAATGGTACATACCAATATTGCTTTAGTTTGTCCAACGGTTTACCCTCTTCACCTCCTACTGTCTTTGGGGGCTTTTCCTTGGGCACAGGGTTTGGTGCGGAAGTTACTGTGGGTTCAAGGACATACTTTCCAGATTTTATGTATCAAGCGGGAAGTTTTAATTATGGTCGAGTCCTCTGTTGGGATTGGTCAACTGGCTCACCCTGCATGCCCAACTGGGAATACAAGAGTTGGACACACCCGTTTAAGGGAAATCCCAGAGACTATACTACAAACATAGACGACAGAGGATGTATATGGGTTGTCGGAGATAACTCTCCTGCCATTTGGTATTTTGACCCTAATAAGCCTTTAGATAAGAATGGTCACGCCAGTAAATGTGAAGAAAAAAACGCCATGCAAATTTTCGTATTCAAGCCCTGGCAATACTGTTCTGGACCAAAACCCTTTATATGGACAGGCGTGGAGATAGCTAACGCGTCTCTATCTGATTTTACAAAACTTTTAATAAAAGTAAAGGACAGTTCTAACAATATCATATTTACCTATGACTGCGTAGTTAATAACAGTCTAAATGCCAACCTTGCCAGTATAGTATCACAAACAAACGGACAGCCCTTAAATGTGGAAGTGGAGTATACTCTGGCTAGCGGTAGCAATCTGAATAATTTTGAGCTGAGAGCCTATTACCATGCTTCGCCTCTTGAATTCTGCTATAAGAGCCAGCATAATTGCCTTCAGGACGTGGTCAAAAACATAGTTAATGTATCGGGAGTTGAGCAAGCTCCTAAGGTGGAAGTTGAACTTCCAAAGCCTCAGTCCTGCCCCGTGGTCGGTGAAGATGGTCAAGGAAGTGGTCAGCCAAGTGGACCGGGTAGTGGGAGTCAAGGAGGTTCTGGCGGTGGTATGGGCTCTGGATTGGGAGGTGCTCTTCTTAGCCCAGTGCCTTTGCCTGAAGGTGGTATCCTTGGTTCTGGTAGTGCCTTAGAGGGAGCTGGTGGGACAGCTCCACTGTCTGGTGTTGGTGGAAGCGGTGCACAAGTTGTAGAAAAAGATGGTAAGGTGCATATAATTCCAGAAACCAAGCAAAGGTGCTACTGGAGACCAAAAGCGACCGCTCCAGCCAAGCCTAAAGAGGAAACCATTACCAAAAAGCCTGTAGTTTCCAAGAAGAAGCCAGTAAGAAAAGAACCCATAACCTCTGGCACAAAAACAGCCAAAGCTCATATGCCTGTCAAAAAACCTGTTAAAAAACCTTTAGTTCCGCCTAAAGCTCAACCTGCTAAGGGAGCGGACATGGAATACGTGTGTGAACCAGAAAAGTAGAAACTAAGATTGGGGGAGGGGGTTAGAGCTTACACACTGTGTTAAATTTGAGAATTATAATCTTGTATCATGCAAGAACAATACGATAAATTCAGGGAGTATGTTGAGGAGCTTGAAAAGTGCAGGAAAGAACTGGAGAACCTAAGGTTTGAAAATAACTCAATGCACGAAAAGATATATAGACTTGAAATGGAAAAAAGTTCCCTCAAGGAAAAGGTTGAAAAGCTGACAGAATATATAGGAAACATAGAGCAAGTTTCAAGAAACAAAGACCAGATAATATCCTCCCTATCACAAGAGCTAAGTAGTTATAGAAAACTGCTTATAGCTCTTATTATGCTTATCCTTTTATTATTGCTTATAGTTGTTTACCTATCACTGCAATGAAAAAACTTATTGTAATACCCGCAAGACTTAGCTCCACAAGGCTAAGGGAAAAGCCTCTTATTTCCATACTTGGCAAACCATTAATAAGATGGGTAGTGGAAGGCTGTTTGAAGACTAAGGAGAGGGTAATCTTGGCTACAGACAGCGAGAGAATATACGAAGTGGTAAAAGACCTTCCTGTGGAGGTAAAGTTTACACCCTCTGACCTACCCTCTGGAAGCGACAGAGTTGCCTATGTGATAAGAGATGAGAAGGTAGACTGCGTAATTAACTATCAAGGTGATGAGCCCTTTGTATACGAGGAAGACATCCAGAGACTTTTCCACGCCCTTGAGGACCACCCTGTGGCCACCCTTGCCATAAAGGACCCACATGCCTACAAAGACCCCAACTCGGTAAAGGTAGTCCTACGTCAAGACCACACCGCCCTATATTTCTCAAGGTCTCCCATACCATACATGAAAACTTCTTCAGACCTCTATCCGCTAAAGCATGTAGGCATTTACGCTTACAGAAAGCAAACCCTTTTGGAGTTTACCACCTTGCAGAAAAGCACACTGGAGACCTTAGAAAACCTTGAACAGCTCCGCCTTTTAGAGGCAGGCTACAGCATAAAGGTAATTCTTACCAAAAACTACTATCATGGAGTAGACACGGAAGAAGATATAAGGCTTGTAGAAAGAGAGCTCTCCGCAAGGCTTTTTACGAACTCATAGTTTAGCTTATGTCCGCCAAGATAGGAAAAAACCTTGCCCTTTAGCCTAAAGCCCAGTAAGCTAAGGTCTCCGATAAGGTCCAAGAGTTTATGCCTTATAGGCTCGTCCTTTGACCTCATGCCCTCTGGGTTGTAGACAAAACCATCACCTATAACCACTGCGTTCTTTAAACTCCCACCCTTTGCAAGCCCATTCTGGAGCAGAAGCTCCACATCCCTGTCGTAGCAAAAGGTCCTTGCAAAGACCACCTCTTTTGCATTTCCACAGTATTGAGCGATGCCTTCCTCAAGGATACCCTTTACATAGCCTTTGTATGACGCACAAAAGCCTTCGTAGGGTTTTGCCTGTATATATCCCCTACAGTTTCTGACCTCAAAAGACTCTTTTATCTCCAAAAACCTTGCCTTTTCCTCAAGCTCAAGGGTTAAGTTTTTCAAGGTTTTATAAAAGTAATAACCGCTCCCGTCAAGTATAGGGACTTCATGTCCTTTTATGAACTCAATTGTAAGGTTGTCCACACCTAACATATAAAGAACCGCAAGCAGATGCTCTACCGTGCTAACCTTTACACCATCCTTTCCAAGCACGGTGGCATGGTCTGTACCTTGCACATATCTGTAATTGGCGGGTATGTATGTCCCTTTTACAAGAAACCTTATGCCCGTGTTTTCGCCCTCTGGATGGAGAACTATTCTTGAAACCTCACCGCTATGGATACCAATGTCTTCAAACTCTACATCTTTCAGAATAGTTTTCTGTTTCATCTTCATAATACCTTATGCAAAATTTATGCCAAACCTCTTAGGAGCTCCACCACCCTTTCAATAGAAGGCTTATCAGGAGTAAGGCACTTTAGCCCTATTTCCTTCTCAAAGAAAGCCTTTGTAGTTTTGCCAATGCATACCACTTTTATGGGTTCTAAAAGGATTATGACTTCTTCCTTTTGCAAGTTTGCAAGAAGACCCTTGACCGCAGAAGGACTTGCGAAAACTATAGCGTCCGCAGTGGAGAGCTTACTAATGAGCTCTTCCTTTTGGTATAACTTTGGCTTTATGGTGTATACATCTAAAGCATGCACCTCAAAACCGAGAGCCTTTAAACCTTCCATTACTTCCTCTCTTCCTATGGCAGACCGTGGCACAAGCACCTTTCCCTTAAAACCCCTAAATATTTTCAAAAGCTCTTCTCCATAGTAGTTCTCTGGCATAGCCCAGACCTTGTAGCCATGCTCTTCTACCGTCTTTTTAGTCTTTTCACCTACCACCACTATCTTCTCCCCTTTGAGCCTAAACTTAGAAAGGAATGCCTTTACCGCCCTTGGGCTTTGAAAGACTACAAAGTCAAAGCTCTCCTTTGGAGGCTCAAAGTCAAGAAACTCTTCTTCAATGAGAGGTAATTCCAAGACTTGAAAGCCAGCTCTTTCAAAGATGGGTCTATCCTTTTGTATATCCTCCTTGCTTCTGGTGAGGGCTATCCTTTTGAGCATGGATGAATATAATTTAACTCCATGCCCTCCTACAAAGAGCTTCTTGGAAAGATTGACATCGTGGATGTGATCTCCTCTTACATAGAGCTAAAAAGGGTGGGTAACAACTACACCGCAAGGTGTCCTTTCCATCCTGATGACACGCCTTCCTTTTATGTATCACCTTCAAAGGGTATCTTTAAGTGCTTTGGCTGTGGTGTGGGAGGCGATGCGGTTAAGTTTGTGAGCCTGTATGAAAACATAGACTACTGGGAAGCCCTTGAGAAATTAGCAAAGAGGTATGGTATAAAGATAAACCTTAAAAGAAAGGAAAAGGACAGCCAACTTCTTCTGGCTTTCCAAAGGGTTGCGGAGTTTTATCATGAGGAATTGAAAAACAGCGAAGTAGCTATCCAATACTTACAAAGTAGA from Hydrogenobacter sp. T-8 includes these protein-coding regions:
- a CDS encoding oxidoreductase, which encodes MHPILEKVRLSEDACLLKVHAVHVSKAEPGQFVMVQYTKLSELVPLAILETFQEGFSCLVKAVGRSTLEILEEAESFQYVAGPLGKPFPVEKYGKVSFYAYSWGIAPILNVAKALKSAGNRLFLQVVSEEFYLRDRCEALFDEVRHSEDILNFEADLVVSAGSNRLSYQLTQLFPQTPIISMVNTHMLDAVGLCLVCRVLVDGKYALACSDGPWFDAHKVDWENLMAREESYKEQERIAFEEYLKTLKRKRAINVNL
- the kdsB gene encoding 3-deoxy-manno-octulosonate cytidylyltransferase, translated to MKKLIVIPARLSSTRLREKPLISILGKPLIRWVVEGCLKTKERVILATDSERIYEVVKDLPVEVKFTPSDLPSGSDRVAYVIRDEKVDCVINYQGDEPFVYEEDIQRLFHALEDHPVATLAIKDPHAYKDPNSVKVVLRQDHTALYFSRSPIPYMKTSSDLYPLKHVGIYAYRKQTLLEFTTLQKSTLETLENLEQLRLLEAGYSIKVILTKNYYHGVDTEEDIRLVERELSARLFTNS
- the lpxC gene encoding UDP-3-O-acyl-N-acetylglucosamine deacetylase → MKQKTILKDVEFEDIGIHSGEVSRIVLHPEGENTGIRFLVKGTYIPANYRYVQGTDHATVLGKDGVKVSTVEHLLAVLYMLGVDNLTIEFIKGHEVPILDGSGYYFYKTLKNLTLELEEKARFLEIKESFEVRNCRGYIQAKPYEGFCASYKGYVKGILEEGIAQYCGNAKEVVFARTFCYDRDVELLLQNGLAKGGSLKNAVVIGDGFVYNPEGMRSKDEPIRHKLLDLIGDLSLLGFRLKGKVFSYLGGHKLNYEFVKSLAESSLSTSLISSSVSTP
- a CDS encoding uroporphyrinogen-III synthase; the encoded protein is MLKRIALTRSKEDIQKDRPIFERAGFQVLELPLIEEEFLDFEPPKESFDFVVFQSPRAVKAFLSKFRLKGEKIVVVGEKTKKTVEEHGYKVWAMPENYYGEELLKIFRGFKGKVLVPRSAIGREEVMEGLKALGFEVHALDVYTIKPKLYQKEELISKLSTADAIVFASPSAVKGLLANLQKEEVIILLEPIKVVCIGKTTKAFFEKEIGLKCLTPDKPSIERVVELLRGLA